In Chlamydia serpentis, the following are encoded in one genomic region:
- a CDS encoding NhaD family Na+:H+ antiporter, protein MLKLQLCALFLFGYLAIVFEHIVRVNKSAIALAMGGLMWLVCFSHIPMGDHMIFIEEIADMAQVIFFLFSAMAIVELIDAHKGFSVIVKCCRIQSRTLLLWVLIGLSFFLSAALDNLTSIIIIISILKRLVKVREDRLLLGAICVIAVNAGGAWTPLGDVTTTMLWINNKITSWGIIRSLFIPSLVCVLVAGFCGQFFLRKRGATMIAKDVELQASPPRSLWIIFIGLGSLLMVPIWKACLGLPPFMGALLGLGLVWLTSDWIHSPHGEDRYHLRIPHILTKIDISSITFFIGILLAVNALAFANLLSDFSLWMDKIFSRNVVAIFIGLISSVLDNVPLVAATMGMYNLPVDDTLWRLIAYAAGTGGSILIIGSAAGVAFMGLEKVDFLWYFKKISWIALASYFGGLLSYFVLESLNVFI, encoded by the coding sequence ATGCTGAAGTTGCAATTGTGTGCGCTGTTTTTATTTGGATATCTTGCGATTGTCTTTGAACACATTGTTAGAGTGAATAAATCTGCGATTGCCTTGGCTATGGGAGGATTGATGTGGCTAGTTTGTTTTTCTCATATTCCTATGGGGGATCATATGATCTTCATTGAGGAAATTGCTGACATGGCACAAGTCATTTTTTTCTTGTTCTCTGCAATGGCTATTGTCGAGCTTATTGATGCGCATAAAGGATTTTCTGTAATAGTAAAGTGTTGTCGGATACAGTCGCGAACACTTCTTCTTTGGGTACTTATTGGACTTTCTTTTTTTTTATCAGCAGCACTAGATAATCTTACATCTATCATCATTATTATTTCGATTTTGAAGCGTCTAGTCAAAGTGCGAGAAGATCGTCTATTGTTAGGAGCTATTTGTGTAATTGCAGTAAATGCCGGTGGAGCATGGACTCCTCTTGGGGATGTGACGACAACAATGTTATGGATCAATAATAAGATTACTTCCTGGGGGATTATACGTTCTTTATTTATTCCTAGTTTAGTATGTGTGTTGGTTGCTGGTTTCTGTGGGCAATTTTTCCTTCGCAAACGTGGTGCAACTATGATTGCTAAGGATGTAGAGTTACAGGCTTCACCTCCAAGAAGTCTTTGGATTATTTTCATAGGTTTGGGATCACTGCTTATGGTTCCTATATGGAAGGCGTGTTTAGGGTTGCCTCCTTTTATGGGAGCTTTGTTAGGCTTAGGTCTTGTTTGGTTAACCAGCGATTGGATTCACTCTCCCCATGGTGAAGATCGTTACCATTTAAGAATACCTCACATTTTGACTAAGATTGATATTTCTTCTATTACTTTCTTCATTGGAATATTACTCGCTGTTAATGCTTTAGCTTTTGCAAATTTACTCTCAGATTTTTCGTTGTGGATGGATAAGATTTTTTCTAGGAATGTTGTTGCAATCTTTATAGGATTAATTTCCAGTGTGTTAGACAATGTGCCTTTAGTAGCGGCTACTATGGGAATGTATAATCTTCCTGTAGACGACACTTTATGGCGATTGATTGCTTATGCTGCCGGAACTGGAGGAAGTATTCTTATTATTGGTTCCGCTGCTGGGGTTGCCTTTATGGGACTTGAGAAAGTAGATTTTTTATGGTACTTTAAAAAAATTTCTTGGATAGCTTTAGCTAGTTATTTCGGTGGTTTACTTTCTTATTTTGTTCTAGAGAGTTTGAACGTCTTTATTTAA
- a CDS encoding MarC family protein → MFTLINLSLLFYVLFDSPGSIPVFVALLKNFSRKKQQRIILRECLFALCALLLFVTFGRKFFQFLDISLYSFQIIGGFLLFTVSLKMMLAPMPLKNNDDTLKTEPIFFPLAFPIITGPAIITALLSYIEEAVYSKEVIFTAMIIAWIFSLFTLLSSSFFNRIFGNFGLLALERLFGIALLLMSVNLMLKGISIAFNIGFYIG, encoded by the coding sequence ATGTTCACCTTAATTAACCTTAGCCTATTATTCTATGTTTTATTCGATTCTCCAGGTTCAATTCCTGTATTTGTCGCTCTATTAAAAAATTTTTCTAGAAAAAAACAACAGAGAATAATTTTAAGAGAGTGTTTATTCGCTCTTTGTGCCTTACTTCTTTTTGTTACTTTTGGAAGAAAATTTTTCCAATTTTTAGATATTTCTCTCTATTCCTTTCAAATCATAGGCGGCTTTCTACTTTTTACTGTCTCTCTGAAAATGATGCTAGCACCCATGCCCCTAAAGAATAACGATGATACCTTAAAAACAGAGCCTATTTTCTTTCCTTTAGCTTTTCCCATTATTACAGGTCCCGCCATTATCACAGCACTTCTTAGCTACATTGAAGAAGCAGTGTATTCTAAAGAAGTTATCTTTACTGCTATGATCATTGCCTGGATATTTTCTCTATTTACATTGCTATCCTCTAGTTTTTTTAATCGTATTTTTGGAAATTTCGGACTCCTCGCTCTAGAAAGATTGTTCGGCATTGCTTTACTACTCATGTCGGTAAACCTTATGCTTAAAGGCATTTCAATCGCATTTAATATAGGTTTTTATATTGGGTAA
- a CDS encoding ABC transporter substrate-binding protein, translating into MKKKFIKHFVIIFFLLFLWEITSHHHPTLSFLFPPPSSIASSTFHSLPMLLTSSWHTLKAILGGFFLAIALSISLATIMLSYKSAKDLLQPLFILLQCTPMFALAPLIVLWFGWGISAVIVPTALTIFFPLTLTIYQGILSTPDELLEQFLLCGATKFQLLIKLRFPYALPHIFSGLKIAIGSAGLAAIAGEWVASQTGLGILIIESRRNYEMELAFAGLITLTFLTFILFQITLLSEKLVFSLFRLKRISHKSKLVSKKYLLVFSLIPIIFIPWNGSSKSPCKKKNLTSLALLLDWTPNPNHIPLYVGIAKGYFKNHGLNLQLQKNTDSSSAVPHILFEQVDMALYHALGIVRTSVKGMPVRIIGRLIDSSLQGFLYRTEDPINKFEDLNNKVLGFCLNNSRDLNRLLETLKLNGVVPSAVKNVSADLISPMLLKKVDFVYGAFYNIEGVRLKTLGVPVGCFLSDTYDLPTGPQLIIFAKKGTKASEPTIIEAFQAALQESIVFSQDHPKEAFKLYAKATRNIPKNLCEEYLQWEATFPLLAQSQAPLNGDLIDKLLLTITRRYPELSKQVAQFSLNDIYNHSLQKQEGA; encoded by the coding sequence ATGAAAAAAAAATTTATTAAACATTTTGTCATCATTTTTTTTCTTTTATTCTTATGGGAGATAACATCACACCATCACCCTACGCTTTCTTTTCTTTTTCCTCCCCCCTCAAGTATTGCCTCGAGCACTTTTCATTCCTTGCCAATGCTCTTAACATCTTCCTGGCATACATTAAAAGCTATCTTAGGCGGATTCTTCCTAGCCATTGCGCTTTCTATAAGCTTAGCAACGATTATGCTATCTTATAAATCAGCCAAAGATCTCCTACAACCTCTTTTCATTCTTTTACAATGCACACCTATGTTTGCACTTGCTCCTCTTATCGTGCTCTGGTTTGGTTGGGGAATTAGTGCTGTGATCGTCCCTACAGCACTGACCATATTCTTCCCTCTCACTCTGACTATCTATCAGGGAATCCTTTCGACACCAGACGAACTCCTAGAACAATTTCTCCTCTGCGGAGCGACAAAATTCCAACTTCTTATCAAACTTCGTTTTCCGTACGCACTTCCCCATATATTCTCAGGATTAAAAATTGCGATAGGATCCGCAGGACTTGCAGCCATTGCTGGAGAATGGGTGGCTTCACAAACAGGTCTTGGCATTCTCATAATCGAAAGTCGCAGAAATTATGAAATGGAATTGGCATTTGCAGGTCTCATCACACTGACCTTTCTCACATTTATCCTATTTCAAATCACTCTCCTAAGCGAAAAGTTGGTTTTTTCGCTATTTCGTTTAAAACGCATAAGTCATAAGAGCAAACTAGTATCTAAAAAATATCTATTAGTGTTTTCTTTAATCCCTATAATTTTTATTCCATGGAACGGATCCTCTAAATCTCCTTGTAAGAAAAAAAATCTTACTTCATTAGCTCTTCTACTTGACTGGACTCCCAATCCTAACCACATCCCCCTCTATGTAGGAATAGCCAAGGGATACTTCAAAAATCATGGCTTAAACTTACAACTCCAAAAAAATACTGACTCATCCTCCGCTGTACCCCACATCCTCTTTGAACAAGTTGATATGGCCCTTTACCATGCCCTCGGAATCGTACGAACTTCTGTAAAAGGCATGCCCGTAAGAATCATAGGCAGATTGATAGATAGTTCTCTACAAGGCTTTCTCTACAGAACCGAAGACCCTATTAATAAATTTGAAGATCTAAATAATAAAGTTCTAGGTTTCTGTTTAAATAACTCCAGAGATCTGAATCGCCTCCTTGAAACCCTAAAGTTAAATGGCGTAGTTCCTTCTGCAGTAAAAAATGTAAGTGCGGATCTCATCTCTCCGATGTTATTAAAAAAAGTCGACTTCGTGTATGGAGCTTTCTACAACATTGAAGGTGTAAGACTTAAAACTTTAGGGGTGCCTGTAGGATGCTTTCTCTCAGATACCTACGATCTTCCGACTGGCCCCCAACTAATTATCTTTGCTAAAAAGGGGACTAAAGCTAGTGAACCTACAATTATAGAAGCCTTCCAGGCAGCCCTCCAAGAGAGCATAGTATTCTCTCAGGATCACCCCAAAGAAGCTTTTAAACTCTATGCTAAAGCAACTAGAAACATACCTAAAAATCTCTGTGAAGAATATCTCCAATGGGAAGCAACCTTCCCTCTGCTCGCACAATCACAAGCTCCTTTAAATGGAGATCTTATTGACAAACTCCTCCTAACAATTACCAGACGATATCCTGAACTTTCAAAACAAGTTGCTCAATTTTCTTTAAACGATATTTACAATCATTCATTACAAAAACAGGAGGGTGCATAA
- a CDS encoding DUF720 domain-containing protein, which translates to MWIIDPLSIKKPLQASINVPGTPITGGPNTATADDIITKFSKDTNPLIVTVYYVYQSVLVAQDNLSIIAQELQANSSAQTYLNNQEALYQYVSIPKNKLNDNSSSYLQNIQSDNQAIGASRQAIQNQISSLGNAAQVISSNLNTNNNIIQQSLQVGQALIQTFSQIVSLIANI; encoded by the coding sequence ATGTGGATCATAGACCCCCTTTCCATAAAAAAGCCTCTCCAAGCATCTATAAACGTGCCTGGAACACCAATTACAGGAGGGCCTAACACAGCAACTGCTGATGATATTATTACGAAATTCTCAAAAGACACTAATCCATTGATTGTTACGGTCTACTATGTTTATCAATCTGTATTGGTGGCTCAAGATAATCTATCTATTATTGCCCAAGAACTCCAAGCGAATTCCTCAGCACAAACTTATTTAAATAACCAAGAGGCTTTATATCAATATGTTAGCATTCCTAAAAACAAATTAAATGATAACTCCTCTAGCTATTTACAAAATATCCAATCGGATAACCAAGCAATAGGTGCTTCAAGACAAGCAATTCAAAACCAAATTTCCAGTTTAGGGAACGCAGCACAAGTGATTTCCAGTAATTTAAACACTAACAATAACATCATCCAACAATCACTACAGGTGGGACAAGCTCTTATCCAAACCTTCTCTCAAATT
- a CDS encoding DUF720 domain-containing protein: MSITSIGNNPPTNAINSSRPPLEPLNTPKIGVVLFNIYELLLQAIEIRQQTVLTQSQQLNDNTNIQQQLNQATNQIKYAIVSAGAKEDEITRVQNQNQNYSAQRSNIQDELVTTRQNGQIILSHASTNINIIQQLASQDSSFIKTTNSIGSTVNQLNKPLG, translated from the coding sequence ATGTCTATAACTAGTATAGGGAATAATCCCCCAACGAACGCTATAAATAGTTCTCGTCCTCCTCTAGAACCACTAAATACACCTAAAATAGGTGTTGTGCTTTTTAACATTTATGAGCTTCTTTTACAAGCAATTGAAATTCGACAACAAACAGTTCTGACTCAATCACAACAATTAAATGACAATACTAATATTCAACAACAATTAAACCAAGCAACTAATCAAATCAAATATGCCATAGTAAGTGCTGGAGCAAAAGAAGATGAAATTACTCGGGTACAAAACCAGAATCAAAACTACTCAGCTCAAAGATCTAACATACAAGATGAGCTGGTAACAACACGACAAAATGGTCAAATTATTCTCTCACACGCCTCAACAAATATTAACATCATCCAACAACTAGCCTCACAAGATTCTTCATTCATCAAAACCACAAACTCTATAGGAAGTACCGTAAACCAATTGAATAAACCCCTAGGGTAA
- a CDS encoding MarC family protein, translated as MIQFSFLLPQACVLLLASDSLTNILAIHCLLLDYSLKQRILTLLRESCFALIAMFALYGIALGSLKVLNTPACAIQVVGGIAVTIAGVRAVLRLGKQETWAPYKFDSRDANCPYLSPIATPLMFGPSWLAACCTLIGKNHNTLINVQILVLSWVLITLATLSLQMFCKGNKVILATQTVLGLFVTIVGTQLLVLGLQQAFL; from the coding sequence ATGATACAGTTTTCCTTTTTATTACCCCAAGCGTGTGTTCTGCTTCTAGCATCGGATTCTCTAACTAATATCTTAGCAATCCACTGTCTCCTACTAGATTATTCATTAAAGCAACGGATTCTTACTCTATTAAGAGAAAGCTGCTTTGCCTTGATTGCTATGTTTGCTCTTTATGGAATAGCCTTAGGAAGCCTAAAAGTATTGAATACTCCTGCTTGTGCTATACAAGTTGTTGGAGGAATTGCTGTAACTATAGCAGGAGTTCGAGCGGTATTACGGTTAGGAAAGCAGGAGACGTGGGCCCCCTATAAATTCGATTCTCGTGATGCAAACTGTCCTTACCTTTCCCCAATAGCCACGCCTTTGATGTTTGGTCCTTCATGGTTAGCTGCTTGCTGCACACTAATAGGGAAAAATCATAATACCCTAATTAATGTCCAAATTCTAGTTCTCAGCTGGGTTTTGATCACTCTAGCAACCCTTTCTCTCCAAATGTTCTGTAAAGGGAATAAAGTAATCCTTGCCACCCAAACAGTTTTAGGACTTTTTGTCACGATTGTGGGTACTCAACTTCTAGTTTTGGGATTACAACAGGCGTTTTTATAG
- a CDS encoding methionyl aminopeptidase: MKRNEPCWCGSQRKWKQCHYPQPPKMSWEALKQHYASEYRIILKTPEQKEKIYNACQVTARILDELCKASQKGVTTNELDEFSQDLHKKYDAVAAPFHYGSPPFPKTICTSLNEVICHGIPNDIPLKDGDIMNIDVSCIVDGYYGDCSRMVMIGDVPEIKKQICQAALECLNDSIAILKPGIPLCEIGEAIEARARLYGFSIVDQFVGHGVGIEFHENPYVPHYKNQSMIPLAPGMIFTIEPMINVGRKEGVIDPKNQWETRTCDNKPSAQWEHTIAITETGYEILTLLND; encoded by the coding sequence ATGAAAAGAAACGAGCCTTGTTGGTGTGGGAGCCAACGCAAATGGAAGCAGTGTCATTATCCTCAACCGCCCAAGATGTCCTGGGAAGCATTAAAACAACATTATGCTTCTGAATACAGAATCATTCTCAAGACCCCTGAGCAAAAAGAAAAAATCTATAATGCCTGTCAAGTAACGGCTAGAATTCTAGATGAACTATGTAAAGCATCGCAAAAAGGCGTAACTACAAACGAATTAGATGAATTCTCACAAGATCTGCACAAAAAATATGATGCTGTAGCTGCACCATTTCATTATGGTTCACCACCTTTTCCAAAGACTATCTGTACCTCGTTAAATGAAGTCATTTGCCACGGAATTCCTAATGATATTCCATTAAAAGACGGTGATATCATGAATATCGATGTTTCCTGTATTGTTGATGGATATTATGGGGATTGTAGTCGTATGGTTATGATCGGAGATGTGCCGGAAATCAAAAAGCAAATATGTCAAGCAGCCCTAGAATGTTTGAACGATTCTATAGCTATCCTAAAACCTGGTATCCCCCTATGTGAAATTGGCGAAGCTATAGAGGCACGGGCTCGCCTCTATGGATTTTCTATCGTAGACCAGTTTGTAGGGCATGGCGTTGGAATTGAGTTTCATGAAAATCCCTATGTACCACATTACAAAAACCAATCTATGATTCCTCTAGCTCCAGGAATGATTTTTACCATAGAGCCTATGATCAATGTGGGTAGAAAAGAAGGCGTTATAGATCCGAAAAATCAGTGGGAAACACGTACTTGTGATAATAAGCCAAGCGCACAGTGGGAACATACCATAGCAATTACAGAGACAGGCTATGAGATACTAACTCTTCTAAATGACTAA
- the fumC gene encoding class II fumarate hydratase — translation MRQEEDSLGIVEIPEDKLYGAQTMRSRNFFSWGPELMPYEVIRALVWIKKCAAKANQDLGFLDSKRCDMIVSATDEILRGGFEAQFPLKVWQTGSGTQSNMNVNEVIANLAIRYHGGLIGSKDPIHPNDHVNKSQSSNDVFPTAMHIASVISLKTKLIPALDDMIRVLNAKAEEFHYDIKIGRTHLMDAVPMTLGQEFSGYSSQLRHCLERVAFSLTHLYELAIGATAVGTGLNVPEGFVQKVLYYLREETQQPFIAATNYFSALSCHDAIVDAHGCLATLACALTKIATDLSFLGSGPRCGLGELFFPENEPGSSIMPGKVNPTQCEALQMVCAQVLGNNQTIIIGGSRGNFELNVMKPVIIYNFLQSVDLLSEAMKAFSEFFIKGLKANKVRLKDNINNSLMLVTALAPILGYDKCSKIALKAFHENLSLKEACTSLGYLSPQEFDRLVVPENMVGNH, via the coding sequence ATGCGACAAGAAGAGGATAGTTTAGGGATAGTAGAAATCCCTGAAGATAAGTTATATGGTGCGCAAACTATGCGTTCTAGGAATTTTTTTTCTTGGGGCCCTGAGTTAATGCCCTATGAGGTGATACGAGCTTTAGTATGGATTAAAAAATGTGCTGCTAAGGCTAATCAAGACTTAGGATTTTTGGATTCCAAACGTTGTGACATGATAGTCTCTGCTACTGACGAGATTTTGCGGGGAGGTTTTGAAGCGCAATTCCCATTAAAAGTTTGGCAGACTGGGAGTGGTACACAGTCTAATATGAATGTCAATGAGGTCATTGCTAATCTTGCGATTCGGTATCATGGAGGATTAATCGGTAGTAAGGACCCTATCCATCCTAATGACCATGTCAATAAATCCCAATCTTCAAATGATGTTTTCCCCACAGCAATGCATATAGCTAGCGTTATTAGTTTAAAAACTAAATTAATTCCTGCTTTGGATGACATGATTCGAGTTTTAAATGCTAAGGCTGAAGAATTTCATTATGATATAAAAATAGGTCGTACGCATCTTATGGACGCTGTTCCTATGACATTAGGCCAAGAATTTTCTGGTTATAGCAGTCAGTTGCGTCATTGTTTAGAACGTGTAGCCTTTTCATTGACTCATTTATATGAGCTTGCGATTGGTGCTACTGCTGTAGGGACGGGATTGAATGTCCCTGAAGGATTTGTTCAAAAGGTATTATATTATTTGCGAGAAGAAACTCAACAACCATTTATTGCAGCCACTAATTATTTTTCAGCTTTGTCCTGTCATGATGCTATAGTAGATGCGCATGGTTGTTTGGCGACTTTAGCATGTGCTTTAACTAAGATAGCTACTGATTTGAGTTTTCTAGGTTCAGGACCTCGATGTGGTTTGGGTGAGTTATTTTTCCCTGAAAATGAACCCGGCTCTTCTATTATGCCTGGCAAGGTGAATCCTACGCAGTGCGAAGCTCTTCAAATGGTTTGTGCTCAAGTGCTTGGTAATAATCAAACAATCATTATTGGTGGGAGTCGAGGAAATTTTGAACTTAATGTGATGAAGCCTGTAATAATCTATAATTTTCTACAGTCTGTTGATTTGCTTTCTGAAGCCATGAAAGCGTTCTCTGAATTTTTCATTAAGGGGTTGAAAGCAAATAAGGTTCGCCTAAAAGATAATATAAATAATTCTTTAATGTTGGTTACAGCCTTAGCTCCTATATTAGGTTATGATAAATGCTCAAAAATAGCACTTAAAGCTTTTCATGAAAACCTATCTCTCAAAGAGGCGTGTACATCTTTAGGATATCTTTCGCCTCAGGAATTTGATCGTCTTGTGGTCCCTGAAAACATGGTGGGAAATCACTAG
- a CDS encoding solute carrier family 26 protein, producing the protein MVKVPWAFKNFIPKLYTSIKEGYSFNTFKKDFLSGITVGILAFPFAIAIAIGVGVSPLQGLLASIVGGLLASALGGSNVLISGPTSAFISILYCLSAKYGAEALFTVTLMAGIFLIAFGLTGLGTFIKYMPYPVVTGLTTGLAVIIFSSQIKDFLGLQMGANIPADFLAKWVAYWDHLWTWDSKSLAVGLFTLLIMIYFRNYKPRYPGVMIAIVTATTLVWLLKIDIPTIGSRYGSLPTAIPLPKIPQLSITKILQLMPDALTIAVLSGLETLLAAVVADGMTGWRHQSNCQLVAQGIANIGTSLFSGIPVTGSLSRTAASIKSGATTPIAGILHSIFICFILLLLAPLTIKIPLTCLAAVLILIAWNMSEIHHFIHLFTAPKKDIVVLLTVFILTVMTTITAAVQVGMMLAAFLFMKQMSDLSDVISTAKYFDDDNQPKDSDFLNKAEVPQNTEIYEINGPFFFGIADRLKNLLNDIEKPPKIFILCMTRVPTIDASAMHALEEFFLECDRQGTLLLLAGVKKTPLADLKRYHLDELIGVDHIFSNIKSALLFAQALTNLESKTSMRHLA; encoded by the coding sequence ATTGTGAAAGTCCCTTGGGCATTTAAAAACTTCATCCCTAAACTCTATACAAGTATCAAAGAAGGCTATTCATTTAATACTTTTAAAAAGGATTTTCTATCTGGAATTACTGTAGGAATCCTAGCTTTTCCTTTTGCTATTGCCATAGCAATCGGTGTGGGAGTTTCTCCTCTTCAAGGACTATTAGCCTCTATTGTCGGAGGACTGCTTGCTTCAGCCTTGGGAGGAAGTAACGTTCTAATCTCAGGCCCAACTAGTGCCTTTATTTCGATTTTATATTGCTTGTCTGCAAAATATGGAGCCGAAGCTCTTTTTACTGTTACATTAATGGCAGGAATTTTTCTTATTGCCTTTGGGCTCACTGGCTTAGGAACATTTATTAAATACATGCCCTATCCTGTCGTTACAGGATTAACTACAGGGCTTGCTGTAATTATATTTTCTTCTCAAATTAAAGATTTCTTGGGTCTGCAAATGGGAGCAAATATTCCTGCAGATTTCCTGGCTAAATGGGTCGCTTACTGGGACCATCTATGGACCTGGGATAGTAAATCCTTGGCCGTAGGGCTTTTTACTTTATTGATCATGATCTACTTTCGCAACTATAAGCCGCGCTATCCTGGAGTCATGATTGCTATTGTAACAGCAACTACTCTGGTATGGTTACTTAAAATTGATATTCCCACGATTGGTAGTCGTTATGGCTCCCTACCAACAGCGATTCCACTACCCAAGATCCCTCAACTCAGTATCACTAAAATTCTTCAACTGATGCCAGACGCCCTAACCATTGCAGTTTTATCAGGGCTAGAGACTCTATTAGCAGCGGTTGTTGCCGATGGCATGACTGGATGGCGCCATCAATCCAATTGCCAGCTTGTAGCGCAAGGCATAGCAAATATTGGAACCTCATTATTTTCAGGTATTCCAGTTACAGGATCACTATCACGCACAGCAGCTAGCATCAAGTCTGGAGCAACGACTCCCATAGCAGGAATCCTTCATTCAATTTTTATTTGCTTTATTTTGCTTCTTCTAGCTCCACTTACTATTAAGATTCCGCTAACTTGTCTAGCCGCTGTCCTAATTTTGATTGCTTGGAATATGAGTGAAATTCATCATTTCATCCACCTCTTTACAGCTCCTAAAAAAGATATTGTCGTTCTCCTTACCGTGTTTATCCTCACAGTAATGACCACAATCACAGCAGCAGTACAGGTAGGAATGATGCTAGCAGCTTTCCTATTTATGAAGCAGATGAGTGACCTCTCGGATGTAATCTCAACAGCCAAATATTTCGATGATGATAACCAACCCAAGGATTCTGATTTTCTAAATAAAGCTGAGGTTCCCCAAAATACAGAAATCTATGAAATTAATGGTCCTTTCTTCTTTGGAATCGCAGACAGATTAAAAAATCTTCTTAATGATATCGAAAAACCTCCTAAAATCTTTATTTTGTGTATGACGCGAGTTCCAACAATAGATGCCTCAGCTATGCATGCATTAGAAGAATTTTTCTTAGAGTGTGATCGACAAGGAACCCTTCTTCTTCTTGCTGGAGTAAAAAAAACTCCTCTTGCGGACTTAAAACGCTACCATTTAGACGAGCTTATTGGCGTTGACCACATCTTCTCTAATATTAAAAGTGCTTTACTTTTTGCCCAAGCTCTAACAAACCTAGAAAGCAAAACTTCAATGCGTCACTTAGCCTAA